The Serpentinimonas maccroryi genome has a segment encoding these proteins:
- a CDS encoding helicase-related protein: protein MNAPVAEFYPGNLVSARGREWIVLPESTTDTLRLRPLGGGEKDESLIYLPLERQPVGPATFPWPTVEQARNHSASQLLMDALQLKLRSGAGPFRSFGNIAVEPRAYQLVPLLMAMKQSTVRLLIADDVGIGKTIEGSLIAREMLDRGEIQRMAVLCPPHLCEQWQRELEERFHIQAVVVRTSSATRLERDLPPGTSVFDAHPFTVVSLDYIKSERRREAFQRFCPEFVIVDEAHTCTQGGQGRQQRYQLLKGLAENTQRHMVLLTATPHSGDEDAFFNLLGLLRTDFTQLKDLPPSARTDLREDLSRHFVQRRRPDIAEWQDSSMFPDRKTAEITYRLTGAWGQLFNDVLDYARELVERSEGKGQREQRMNWWAALALLRCISSSPQAAVNALRTRLKSGQQEDDDLSLEELEAQASERVMDGLDDALSTDDIEPAAQTEDTARLQDLIAAADKLAGAANDPKLAKLYDHLQGLVKEGFQPVVFCRYIATAHYLADFLRGKFKHATVKAVTGELTPGEREAAVAELGDTEQRILVATDCLSEGINLQSLFTAVVHYDLSWNPTRHEQREGRVDRFGQQAKEVRSTMLYGEDNPVDGAVLQVILRKAESIRKELGVLVPMPDDEGKLTQALLNAVLLRKHNTVGKQAQIGFDFGEPAQQIETAWQSAREKAAKNRSIFAQRRLKPEDVLPEWRKSAAVLGGPEEVQRFVIRAMSKLGAGLEAYKSHFKAPLGELPLALKERLAAEGMAGTIRIDFKQPAAQGAVLIQRTHPLVAALADTLLEQALDSQNEDADGVARAGAAFVGNVTLKTTVLLLRLRHQLSVTREGNTRLMLCEETVAVSAAGTAGLAELSLNEARTLLGTEAVRNMPPVIRDRHIQQAVESLPGWQGALEDIAKARAQALLADHRRVREAAEARGSYQVTASLPVDVMGVYVLVPAQPTREPT from the coding sequence ATGAACGCCCCCGTTGCTGAGTTTTACCCTGGCAATCTCGTCTCAGCCCGTGGCCGCGAATGGATAGTGCTGCCCGAATCCACCACCGACACTTTGCGCCTTCGCCCACTGGGTGGCGGCGAAAAAGACGAGTCCCTCATCTACCTGCCGCTGGAGCGCCAACCTGTCGGTCCGGCCACCTTTCCATGGCCCACGGTCGAGCAAGCCCGTAACCACTCGGCCAGCCAGTTGTTGATGGACGCCCTGCAGCTCAAGCTTCGCAGTGGTGCTGGCCCGTTCCGCAGTTTTGGCAACATCGCGGTGGAACCCCGTGCCTACCAGTTGGTGCCACTGTTGATGGCTATGAAGCAGAGCACCGTACGCCTGCTGATTGCCGACGACGTGGGTATCGGCAAGACCATCGAGGGCAGCCTGATTGCCCGCGAAATGCTCGACCGTGGCGAAATCCAGCGCATGGCCGTGCTGTGCCCGCCCCACCTGTGCGAACAGTGGCAACGCGAACTGGAAGAACGCTTCCACATCCAGGCCGTGGTGGTGCGAACCAGCTCCGCTACCCGGCTGGAAAGAGACCTGCCCCCGGGCACATCGGTGTTCGACGCCCACCCCTTTACCGTGGTCAGTCTGGACTACATCAAGTCCGAACGCCGCCGCGAGGCGTTTCAGCGCTTCTGCCCTGAATTCGTCATCGTGGACGAAGCCCACACCTGCACCCAAGGGGGCCAGGGTCGTCAGCAGCGATACCAACTGCTCAAAGGCCTCGCTGAAAACACCCAGCGTCACATGGTGCTGCTCACCGCTACACCACACAGCGGCGACGAAGACGCCTTCTTCAACCTGTTGGGCCTGTTGCGTACCGATTTCACCCAGCTGAAAGACCTGCCGCCTAGCGCCCGTACCGACTTGCGCGAAGACCTGTCGCGCCATTTCGTCCAGCGCCGCCGCCCGGACATTGCCGAATGGCAGGACTCAAGCATGTTCCCCGACCGCAAGACAGCGGAAATCACCTACCGCCTGACGGGTGCTTGGGGACAACTGTTCAATGATGTGCTCGACTACGCCCGCGAGCTGGTGGAGCGGTCTGAAGGCAAAGGCCAGCGCGAACAGCGCATGAACTGGTGGGCCGCCTTGGCCCTGTTGCGTTGCATTTCCTCATCGCCACAAGCAGCGGTCAACGCCTTGCGTACCCGTCTCAAAAGTGGCCAGCAAGAGGATGACGACCTGTCGTTGGAGGAGCTGGAAGCCCAAGCCAGCGAACGTGTCATGGACGGCCTAGACGACGCCTTGTCCACCGACGACATCGAACCAGCAGCCCAAACCGAAGACACCGCCCGTTTGCAAGACCTCATTGCCGCCGCCGACAAACTGGCCGGCGCCGCCAACGACCCCAAGCTGGCCAAGCTCTACGACCACCTGCAAGGCCTGGTCAAAGAAGGCTTCCAGCCCGTGGTGTTCTGCCGCTACATCGCCACAGCCCACTACCTGGCCGATTTCCTTCGGGGCAAGTTCAAACATGCCACGGTCAAGGCCGTGACCGGTGAACTCACCCCTGGCGAACGCGAAGCCGCAGTGGCCGAACTGGGCGACACCGAGCAACGCATCCTGGTCGCCACCGACTGCTTGTCGGAGGGTATCAACCTCCAAAGCCTGTTCACGGCGGTGGTGCACTACGACCTGAGCTGGAACCCCACCCGCCACGAACAGCGGGAGGGCCGTGTGGACCGTTTTGGTCAGCAGGCCAAAGAGGTGCGCAGCACCATGCTGTACGGCGAAGACAACCCGGTCGATGGCGCGGTGCTTCAGGTCATCCTGCGCAAGGCTGAGAGCATCCGCAAAGAGCTGGGTGTGTTGGTGCCCATGCCCGACGACGAAGGCAAGCTCACCCAGGCTTTGCTCAACGCCGTGCTGCTGCGCAAGCACAACACGGTGGGGAAGCAAGCCCAAATCGGCTTTGATTTTGGCGAGCCTGCACAGCAGATTGAAACGGCCTGGCAAAGCGCCCGCGAAAAGGCCGCCAAGAACCGCTCCATCTTTGCTCAGCGCCGCTTGAAGCCAGAAGACGTGCTGCCCGAATGGCGCAAGTCCGCAGCCGTACTGGGCGGACCAGAAGAGGTTCAACGCTTCGTCATCCGCGCCATGTCCAAACTCGGCGCAGGTCTGGAAGCCTACAAAAGCCACTTCAAGGCGCCGCTGGGCGAGTTACCACTTGCCTTGAAAGAACGCTTGGCTGCCGAAGGCATGGCGGGCACCATCCGTATCGACTTCAAACAACCTGCCGCCCAAGGTGCTGTGCTCATCCAGCGCACCCACCCGTTGGTGGCGGCCTTGGCCGATACCCTGCTGGAGCAGGCTCTAGACAGCCAGAACGAGGACGCCGATGGCGTGGCCCGTGCAGGCGCCGCCTTTGTGGGCAACGTCACGCTCAAAACCACGGTGCTGCTGCTGCGCCTGCGTCACCAGCTCAGCGTCACCCGCGAAGGCAACACCCGGCTCATGCTGTGTGAAGAAACCGTGGCTGTCAGTGCAGCGGGCACAGCGGGTCTGGCTGAACTCAGTCTCAACGAAGCCCGTACCTTGCTGGGTACCGAAGCCGTTCGCAACATGCCCCCCGTTATTCGCGACCGCCACATCCAGCAAGCGGTCGAGAGCCTGCCCGGCTGGCAGGGCGCCCTGGAAGACATCGCCAAAGCCCGTGCTCAAGCCCTCTTGGCCGACCACCGACGCGTGCGTGAAGCCGCCGAGGCCCGCGGCAGCTACCAAGTCACCGCCAGCTTGCCGGTGGATGTGATGGGGGTTTATGTGCTGGTGCCAGCACAACCGACGCGTGAACCTACTTAA
- a CDS encoding ATP-binding protein, giving the protein MTWKFYGRNTELQSMRKLLSQPRWFFCAISGRRRIGKTSLIREALQSLPQARQAVYLQVPDSDERDVVSVFADALKAAAPLGLPPEVQPAQLRRFSDMAKAIGVLCRAGWVVILDEFQYFNRKSLSAFTSLLQAEVDQLTGSAQGGVFVLGSIHTEMTALLEDRGSPLYARVTDRMALDHWDFRTLFDVFDDQYVTEPEDWLSLWGLFEGVPKFYRDCSNQNVFADQAQASQPHLGMRAVQALFFSASAPLAEEAGTWFMRELRGASVSILRLLAQQQPCAHQQLSDAYQHSTGDEKPIANYLNTLIDRYRLIERQQPVFAQTTGSRQARYQISDNFLAAWLAAVEPGVQAARVQPLARALTITSSKLATHEGHVFERMVRKLMAEASRRDVGDFALTDMVTGYWNRPRDSTRLIEIDIVAVNNDNQTVRFGSCKRSETKHDRASLAKTEQHIHDFLATSSGKRFKYWKQEKALYAPRFSADHRKALQQQGWTCVDLMDYRTWLCT; this is encoded by the coding sequence ATGACCTGGAAATTTTACGGCCGCAACACCGAGCTGCAGAGCATGCGCAAGCTGCTGTCTCAGCCCCGCTGGTTCTTTTGCGCCATCAGCGGTCGACGTCGGATTGGCAAAACGTCGCTCATCCGCGAAGCCTTGCAATCGTTACCACAGGCCCGCCAGGCGGTGTACCTGCAAGTCCCCGACAGTGACGAGCGCGACGTCGTCTCGGTGTTTGCCGATGCGCTCAAAGCCGCGGCCCCACTGGGTTTACCCCCTGAGGTCCAGCCGGCCCAGCTGCGCCGGTTCTCGGACATGGCCAAGGCTATCGGTGTCCTGTGCCGTGCTGGCTGGGTCGTCATCCTGGATGAGTTCCAGTATTTCAACCGCAAGTCGCTGTCGGCTTTCACCTCGTTGCTGCAGGCCGAGGTGGACCAGCTCACCGGTAGTGCCCAAGGCGGTGTCTTTGTCCTAGGCTCCATCCACACCGAAATGACGGCGCTGCTCGAAGACCGCGGCTCCCCGCTCTACGCGCGGGTGACCGACCGCATGGCGCTCGACCACTGGGACTTTCGTACCCTGTTCGACGTGTTTGATGACCAGTACGTGACCGAGCCCGAAGACTGGCTGAGTTTGTGGGGTCTGTTCGAGGGAGTGCCCAAGTTCTACCGCGACTGCTCCAATCAGAACGTTTTTGCCGACCAGGCCCAAGCCTCGCAGCCGCACCTGGGTATGCGGGCCGTCCAAGCCTTGTTCTTCTCCGCCTCGGCCCCCTTGGCCGAAGAAGCCGGTACCTGGTTCATGCGAGAGTTGCGTGGTGCCAGCGTGTCCATCCTGCGCCTGCTGGCCCAGCAGCAGCCGTGTGCCCACCAGCAGCTCAGCGACGCCTACCAGCACAGCACTGGCGACGAAAAACCCATTGCCAACTACCTCAATACCCTGATTGACCGCTACCGGCTCATTGAACGGCAGCAACCCGTGTTTGCCCAAACCACCGGCAGTCGCCAGGCACGCTACCAAATAAGCGACAACTTTCTGGCCGCCTGGTTGGCGGCGGTAGAGCCGGGGGTACAAGCCGCCAGGGTGCAGCCCCTTGCCAGGGCCCTGACCATCACGTCCAGCAAACTGGCCACCCACGAAGGGCATGTGTTTGAGCGCATGGTGCGCAAACTCATGGCCGAAGCCTCACGCCGGGATGTGGGGGATTTTGCCTTGACCGACATGGTCACGGGCTACTGGAACCGCCCCCGCGACTCGACGAGGCTGATTGAAATCGACATCGTTGCCGTCAACAACGACAACCAAACCGTGCGATTTGGCAGCTGCAAGCGTTCGGAAACCAAACACGACCGCGCTTCATTGGCCAAAACCGAACAGCACATCCACGACTTTCTGGCCACCAGCAGTGGCAAACGCTTCAAATACTGGAAGCAGGAAAAAGCTCTCTACGCCCCACGGTTCTCAGCCGACCACCGCAAGGCCCTGCAGCAACAGGGCTGGACTTGCGTGGACTTGATGGACTACCGCACCTGGCTGTGCACCTAA